A window of Euwallacea similis isolate ESF13 chromosome 10, ESF131.1, whole genome shotgun sequence contains these coding sequences:
- the LOC136411782 gene encoding putative uncharacterized protein DDB_G0271606 isoform X1, whose protein sequence is MRNCTTLLPLLMSLFFNVKCSPISQPDYESAQYVSAQNVPTLTYKPQQIQYKQAAPRAEGLQYYASQQQQQQQQKSPPAIQTAGYAPVRQVFVPTSQGPRQIDPNLYDQALKAAQQQATLSRAPAPQNQQQQQIVYQPQQVKYVPQPQQVKYVAQPQQVKYVAQPQYSAKYQQAQPQRPQKQGEEDEEEEGDYDPNPSYQFGFDVKDDQYTNYQTRKEERDGKTITGSYSVVDADGYIRTVKYTADPKEGFKAEVSREPTDIKIKIPKPHPQYQNLPRSGQQQQPSRVHQPQYIQVGGQREAHRGQEEENVVYQYQ, encoded by the exons ATGAGGAACTGTACGACTTTATTGCCGCTGTTGATGAGTTTGTTCTTCAACGTGAAATGCAGCCCCATATCGCAGCCGGATTACGAGAGCGCCCAGTACGTTAGTGCCCAGAATGTGCCCACCCTCACGTATAAACCGCAACAGATTCAGTATAAGCAAGCAG CCCCAAGGGCGGAAGGGCTCCAGTACTACGCCAGCcaacagcagcagcagcagcagcagaaGAGCCCTCCAGCTATTCAGACTGCAGGGTACGCTCCCGTGAGGCAGGTTTTCGTCCCTACGAGTCAG GGACCCAGGCAAATCGACCCTAATTTGTACGACCAGGCGCTGAAAGCTGCCCAGCAACAGGCCACCTTAAG TAGGGCGCCTGCTCCCCAAAACCAGCAACAACAGCAGATCGTGTACCAGCCCCAACAGGTGAAGTACGTGCCTCAGCCTCAACAAGTCAAGTACGTGGCGCAGCCTCAACAGGTCAAGTACGTGGCGCAGCCGCAGTACAGCGCAAAGTACCAGCAGGCGCAGCCGCAGAGGCCTCAGAAGCAGGGCGAGGAGGACGAGGAAGAGGAGGGCGATTATGAC CCAAACCCGTCATACCAGTTTGGTTTCGACGTAAAAGACGATCAATACACCAACTACCAAACGCGCAAAGAAGAGAGAGACGGCAAGACCATCACTGGTAGCTATTCGGTGGTCGATGCTGATGGGTATATCCGGACTGTCAAGTACACGGCTGACCCTAAAGAAGGGTTTAAGGCAGAG GTAAGCAGGGAACCCACCgacatcaaaatcaaaatccCTAAGCCGCACCCCCAATATCAAAACCTTCCCAGGTCGGGACAGCAGCAGCAACCCTCAAGGGTCCATCAGCCCCAGTATATACAG GTGGGAGGGCAGAGAGAGGCCCATAGGGGGCAGGAAGAAGAGAACGTCGTGTACCAGTACCAATAG
- the LOC136411782 gene encoding putative uncharacterized protein DDB_G0271606 isoform X2: MRNCTTLLPLLMSLFFNVKCSPISQPDYESAQYVSAQNVPTLTYKPQQIQYKQAAPRAEGLQYYASQQQQQQQQKSPPAIQTAGYAPVRQVFVPTSQGPRQIDPNLYDQALKAAQQQATLRAPAPQNQQQQQIVYQPQQVKYVPQPQQVKYVAQPQQVKYVAQPQYSAKYQQAQPQRPQKQGEEDEEEEGDYDPNPSYQFGFDVKDDQYTNYQTRKEERDGKTITGSYSVVDADGYIRTVKYTADPKEGFKAEVSREPTDIKIKIPKPHPQYQNLPRSGQQQQPSRVHQPQYIQVGGQREAHRGQEEENVVYQYQ, from the exons ATGAGGAACTGTACGACTTTATTGCCGCTGTTGATGAGTTTGTTCTTCAACGTGAAATGCAGCCCCATATCGCAGCCGGATTACGAGAGCGCCCAGTACGTTAGTGCCCAGAATGTGCCCACCCTCACGTATAAACCGCAACAGATTCAGTATAAGCAAGCAG CCCCAAGGGCGGAAGGGCTCCAGTACTACGCCAGCcaacagcagcagcagcagcagcagaaGAGCCCTCCAGCTATTCAGACTGCAGGGTACGCTCCCGTGAGGCAGGTTTTCGTCCCTACGAGTCAG GGACCCAGGCAAATCGACCCTAATTTGTACGACCAGGCGCTGAAAGCTGCCCAGCAACAGGCCACCTTAAG GGCGCCTGCTCCCCAAAACCAGCAACAACAGCAGATCGTGTACCAGCCCCAACAGGTGAAGTACGTGCCTCAGCCTCAACAAGTCAAGTACGTGGCGCAGCCTCAACAGGTCAAGTACGTGGCGCAGCCGCAGTACAGCGCAAAGTACCAGCAGGCGCAGCCGCAGAGGCCTCAGAAGCAGGGCGAGGAGGACGAGGAAGAGGAGGGCGATTATGAC CCAAACCCGTCATACCAGTTTGGTTTCGACGTAAAAGACGATCAATACACCAACTACCAAACGCGCAAAGAAGAGAGAGACGGCAAGACCATCACTGGTAGCTATTCGGTGGTCGATGCTGATGGGTATATCCGGACTGTCAAGTACACGGCTGACCCTAAAGAAGGGTTTAAGGCAGAG GTAAGCAGGGAACCCACCgacatcaaaatcaaaatccCTAAGCCGCACCCCCAATATCAAAACCTTCCCAGGTCGGGACAGCAGCAGCAACCCTCAAGGGTCCATCAGCCCCAGTATATACAG GTGGGAGGGCAGAGAGAGGCCCATAGGGGGCAGGAAGAAGAGAACGTCGTGTACCAGTACCAATAG